One Actinomyces respiraculi DNA window includes the following coding sequences:
- a CDS encoding OmpA family protein translates to MSPAVLARRGAVLCGAVGLSLTLVACGTTADTTSAAPAAQTTVAPASSRPSPSASAPADSSFAVPGYQVGEIPPVPLFTLPDLGLLTASTGRFTPNLTTSLTSRPGITVSPARCDEQGVLAGGSTVIGGDGSVAVSDASSSVVNNGDGSGSYSDASTSIINNGDGSGSYSDAAVSIVVNGDGSGSYSDAAVSVVVNGDGSGSYSDASTSIVVSGDGSGGYSDASTSIINNGDGTGTYSDAGLRITNNGDGTAHVVSVTGSITVEAAPLPKVPDVGRFPSIDAVQPVEACGTVITLSDGVLFDFGSSEVRPEAATTLTELVQVLNEAGAPQAHVYGHTDSVSDDAFNQTLSEQRAQAVVEALIGSGATASLDAQGFGETRPVAPNENPDGSDNPAGRQLNRRVEIYIPVF, encoded by the coding sequence ATGTCTCCCGCCGTTCTCGCTCGCCGTGGTGCCGTCCTGTGCGGCGCCGTCGGCCTGTCACTCACCCTCGTCGCCTGCGGGACGACGGCGGACACGACGTCGGCCGCCCCCGCGGCGCAGACCACCGTGGCTCCCGCGTCGAGCCGGCCGAGCCCGTCCGCCTCCGCACCGGCCGACTCCTCCTTCGCGGTGCCGGGCTACCAGGTGGGGGAGATCCCGCCGGTTCCGCTGTTCACGCTTCCGGACCTCGGCCTGCTGACCGCGTCCACCGGCCGCTTCACCCCGAACCTGACGACGTCGCTGACCTCCCGGCCGGGCATCACGGTCTCCCCGGCTCGCTGCGACGAGCAGGGCGTCCTCGCCGGCGGCTCAACCGTCATCGGCGGGGACGGCAGCGTCGCCGTCAGCGACGCCAGCTCCTCCGTCGTCAACAACGGTGACGGCTCGGGCAGCTACAGCGACGCCTCCACGTCCATCATCAACAACGGCGACGGATCGGGCTCGTACTCCGACGCCGCGGTGTCCATCGTCGTCAACGGCGACGGATCGGGCTCGTACTCCGACGCCGCGGTGTCCGTCGTCGTCAACGGTGACGGCTCGGGCAGCTACAGCGACGCCTCCACGTCGATCGTCGTCAGCGGTGACGGCTCGGGCGGCTACAGCGACGCCTCCACGTCCATCATCAACAACGGCGACGGGACGGGCACCTACTCCGACGCCGGGCTGCGCATCACCAACAACGGCGACGGGACGGCGCACGTCGTCTCGGTGACCGGCAGCATCACCGTGGAGGCCGCGCCGCTGCCCAAGGTCCCGGACGTGGGCCGCTTCCCCAGCATCGACGCCGTCCAGCCGGTCGAGGCCTGCGGGACGGTCATCACCCTCTCCGACGGCGTCCTGTTCGACTTCGGCTCCTCCGAGGTCCGCCCCGAGGCGGCGACCACGCTCACCGAGCTCGTCCAGGTGCTCAACGAGGCCGGAGCCCCGCAGGCCCACGTCTACGGGCACACCGACTCCGTGTCCGACGACGCCTTCAACCAAACCCTGTCCGAGCAGCGCGCCCAGGCCGTGGTCGAGGCGCTCATCGGCTCCGGCGCGACCGCCTCCCTCGACGCCCAGGGCTTCGGCGAGACCCGGCCCGTGGCCCCCAACGAGAACCCGGACGGCTCGGACAACCCGGCTGGCCGCCAGCTCAACCGCCGCGTCGAGATCTACATCCCGGTGTTCTGA
- the arcC gene encoding carbamate kinase, with the protein MRVVAALGGNALMRRGEKPDARIQIANVEVAARQLAAIAEKHELIITHGNGPQVGTLALQSANDERLSEPYPLDTIGAQTQGMIGYWLLQAMQNALPGRHVASLVSQTLVMAGDPAFTNPTKFVGEVYEEQEARALAAEKGWTVKQDGKHWRRVVGSPKPQRVIETRMARILIQAGAVVICSGGGGVPVIRNAKGKLQGVEAVVDKDLTAAVLAEHLEADVLLILTDVDGVCTDFGTPAQKRVDRATPASLRAMDLPAGSMGPKVEAVCRFVELTGDMAAIGRLEDAAAIIEGMAGTVVTAGGNYGGPDDIRPPLPEPAPDRLRSS; encoded by the coding sequence ATGCGCGTCGTCGCCGCCCTGGGCGGGAATGCCCTGATGCGCCGCGGGGAGAAGCCCGACGCCCGCATCCAGATCGCCAACGTGGAGGTGGCCGCCCGGCAGCTGGCAGCCATCGCCGAGAAGCACGAACTCATCATCACCCACGGCAACGGCCCCCAGGTGGGCACCCTGGCCCTGCAGTCAGCCAATGACGAGCGCCTCTCCGAGCCCTACCCGCTGGACACCATCGGGGCGCAGACCCAGGGCATGATCGGCTACTGGCTGCTGCAGGCCATGCAGAACGCGCTGCCGGGGCGCCACGTGGCCTCGCTGGTGAGCCAGACCCTGGTCATGGCCGGGGACCCGGCCTTCACCAACCCCACCAAGTTCGTAGGCGAGGTCTACGAGGAGCAGGAGGCCCGCGCCCTAGCTGCGGAGAAGGGCTGGACCGTCAAACAGGACGGCAAGCACTGGCGCCGCGTCGTCGGCTCCCCCAAGCCCCAGCGGGTCATCGAGACCCGCATGGCCCGCATCCTGATCCAGGCCGGGGCCGTGGTGATCTGCTCCGGTGGGGGCGGCGTGCCGGTGATCCGCAACGCCAAGGGCAAGCTCCAGGGCGTGGAGGCCGTGGTGGACAAGGACCTGACCGCCGCCGTGCTCGCCGAGCACCTGGAGGCCGACGTCCTGCTGATCCTCACCGACGTCGACGGGGTCTGCACGGACTTCGGCACCCCGGCACAGAAGCGCGTGGACCGGGCCACTCCCGCATCGCTGCGGGCCATGGACCTGCCGGCCGGGTCCATGGGCCCCAAAGTGGAGGCCGTGTGCCGCTTCGTCGAACTCACTGGTGACATGGCGGCAATCGGACGTCTAGAGGACGCCGCCGCCATCATCGAGGGCATGGCAGGCACCGTGGTCACCGCCGGCGGCAACTACGGCGGCCCGGACGACATCCGCCCACCGCTGCCAGAACCCGCTCCCGACCGCCTGCGCTCGTCCTAA
- a CDS encoding DMT family transporter has protein sequence MNTSPAETTTSGEYVMNKKLGALAMLLSATGMGLVGTLSRGATLGLATEDKAVIGSFLAFGRMTLGLIGFTLMLFMFKKTGLFRTTRLSPAIAMGGISIGLSLGFYISSTLMTSIANAVFLIYTGPLFCTILARIFRKEKVSPINGFFLLLVFVGMLLTIQIINYENGSLTFGLDLSTASTEYPRKPLGDLFGLLSGVFYGMALFFNGYRKDVDSFVRGTWNFAWAVAATACMSLILRPWHGVSTLTATNWAWAVGLFFFCGLFALGFLVVAGRNLPAVEMSTISYWECVVAIICGFFFFKETLTPIGALGGLLIVGGGFAPIIVDAVNHRREVATSTVST, from the coding sequence ATGAACACGAGCCCTGCCGAGACAACGACGTCCGGCGAGTACGTCATGAACAAAAAGCTTGGCGCCCTGGCCATGCTCCTGTCCGCCACGGGCATGGGCCTGGTAGGCACGCTCTCCCGCGGCGCGACCCTCGGTCTGGCCACGGAGGACAAGGCCGTCATCGGTTCCTTCCTGGCCTTCGGGCGCATGACCTTGGGACTGATCGGCTTCACGCTGATGCTCTTCATGTTCAAGAAGACAGGGCTGTTCCGGACCACCCGGCTCAGTCCCGCAATCGCCATGGGAGGTATCAGCATCGGCCTGTCCCTCGGCTTCTACATCTCCTCCACCCTGATGACTTCGATCGCTAACGCGGTCTTCCTGATCTACACCGGCCCTCTGTTCTGCACCATCCTGGCGCGTATCTTCCGCAAGGAGAAAGTGAGCCCCATCAACGGGTTCTTCCTGCTCCTGGTATTCGTGGGCATGCTGCTCACCATCCAGATCATCAACTATGAGAACGGCTCGCTGACCTTCGGTCTGGACCTGTCAACCGCCTCCACCGAATACCCCCGAAAGCCCCTGGGAGACCTCTTTGGGCTGCTGTCCGGCGTGTTCTACGGCATGGCCCTGTTCTTCAACGGGTACCGTAAGGATGTGGACTCCTTCGTCCGCGGCACCTGGAACTTTGCCTGGGCGGTCGCCGCCACCGCCTGCATGTCCCTGATCCTGCGGCCCTGGCACGGCGTGTCCACCCTCACCGCCACCAACTGGGCGTGGGCCGTCGGGCTGTTCTTCTTCTGCGGCCTATTCGCACTTGGTTTCCTGGTGGTCGCCGGACGCAACCTGCCTGCCGTGGAGATGTCCACCATCTCCTACTGGGAGTGCGTGGTCGCCATCATCTGCGGGTTCTTCTTCTTCAAGGAGACCCTGACCCCCATCGGAGCCCTGGGCGGTTTGCTGATCGTCGGTGGCGGTTTCGCACCAATCATCGTTGACGCGGTCAACCACCGCCGCGAGGTTGCCACTAGCACCGTGAGTACCTGA
- the argF gene encoding ornithine carbamoyltransferase gives MPHPLSGRSFLKELDFTAKEWSILLNLAAQLKADKKAGREVKRLTGKNIALLFEKTSTRTRCAFEVGAHDQGAQVTYLDPSGSQMGHKESVADTARVLGRMFDGIEFRGKRQDHVEQLAELSGVPVWNGLTDEWHPTQALADQLTMIEHSGKDLKDVSLAYLGDARNNVANSLLVAGALMGMDVRLVGPAALHPAAEVIAHAERLAQESGAKITVTDDVAAGVTSVDFLYTDVWVSMGEPKEVWDERIALLKPYQVNGELVKLTGNPRVKFLHCLPAFHDRLTTIGEDIYHKTGLDGLEVTDDVFETDVNIAFDQAENRMHTIKAVMVATLGHWED, from the coding sequence ATGCCACACCCTCTTTCCGGCCGGAGCTTCCTCAAGGAGCTCGACTTCACCGCCAAGGAGTGGAGCATCCTGCTGAACCTTGCCGCCCAGCTCAAGGCCGACAAGAAGGCTGGCAGGGAGGTGAAACGGCTGACCGGCAAGAACATCGCCCTGCTGTTTGAGAAGACCTCCACCCGCACCCGCTGCGCCTTCGAGGTCGGCGCCCACGACCAAGGCGCCCAGGTCACCTACCTGGACCCCTCCGGCAGCCAGATGGGGCACAAGGAGTCCGTGGCGGACACAGCCCGCGTGCTCGGGCGCATGTTCGACGGCATCGAGTTCCGTGGCAAGCGCCAGGACCACGTCGAGCAGCTCGCTGAACTCTCCGGCGTGCCGGTGTGGAACGGCCTGACCGATGAGTGGCACCCCACCCAGGCCCTAGCCGACCAGCTCACCATGATCGAGCACTCCGGCAAAGACCTGAAGGACGTGTCCCTGGCCTACCTGGGAGACGCCCGCAACAACGTCGCCAACTCCCTGCTAGTGGCAGGGGCCCTCATGGGTATGGACGTGCGCCTCGTGGGCCCGGCGGCCCTGCACCCCGCCGCGGAAGTCATCGCCCACGCCGAGCGCCTGGCCCAGGAGTCCGGTGCCAAGATCACCGTCACCGACGACGTCGCTGCAGGCGTCACAAGCGTGGACTTCCTGTACACGGACGTGTGGGTGTCCATGGGCGAGCCCAAGGAAGTCTGGGACGAGCGCATCGCCCTGCTCAAGCCCTACCAGGTCAACGGTGAGCTGGTGAAGCTCACCGGCAACCCGCGGGTCAAGTTCCTGCACTGTCTGCCCGCCTTCCACGACCGCCTCACTACCATCGGCGAGGACATCTACCACAAGACCGGCCTGGACGGTCTGGAGGTTACCGACGACGTCTTCGAGACCGACGTCAACATCGCCTTCGACCAGGCGGAGAACCGCATGCACACCATCAAGGCCGTCATGGTGGCGACCCTGGGGCACTGGGAGGACTGA
- a CDS encoding response regulator transcription factor → MVASSPPTPTGTLLLVDDEASIRTSLGPYLERTGLRVLLASDGLEALDVLAANRVDIVVTDVLMPRMDGRELVRRLRSQGTWTPVILLTQLDASYERISALDDGADDYLSKPFDPAELASRVRAVLRRSRGVARPLTAATVLTAGALVLDRSRRRVELDGREVMLTPKAVTLLDYLMSHPGELHTRDGLLAALWGIDFASSTRAVDHRIREIRRALGDTATDPTYIETVPSGGYRFCAKVSG, encoded by the coding sequence GTGGTTGCGTCCTCCCCGCCCACCCCGACCGGCACCCTCCTGCTCGTCGACGACGAGGCCTCCATCCGCACGTCGCTGGGGCCCTACCTCGAGCGCACGGGCCTGCGCGTCCTACTCGCCTCCGACGGCCTCGAGGCCCTCGACGTCCTCGCCGCCAACCGGGTCGACATCGTCGTCACCGACGTCCTCATGCCACGCATGGACGGGCGCGAGCTCGTCCGTCGGCTGCGCTCCCAGGGCACGTGGACGCCGGTCATCCTTCTGACCCAGCTCGACGCCTCCTACGAGCGGATCTCGGCGCTCGACGACGGCGCGGACGACTACCTGTCCAAGCCCTTCGACCCGGCCGAGCTTGCCTCGCGCGTGCGCGCGGTCCTGCGACGCAGCCGGGGGGTCGCCAGGCCGCTGACGGCCGCCACGGTCCTCACCGCCGGTGCTCTCGTCCTCGACCGCAGCCGCCGCAGGGTCGAGCTCGACGGCCGCGAGGTCATGCTCACCCCCAAGGCGGTGACACTGCTCGACTACCTCATGAGCCACCCGGGCGAGCTCCACACCCGTGACGGACTGCTCGCCGCTCTGTGGGGGATCGACTTCGCCTCCTCGACGAGGGCCGTCGACCACCGTATCCGTGAGATCCGCCGGGCCCTGGGGGACACGGCCACCGACCCCACCTACATCGAGACCGTCCCCTCAGGGGGGTACCGCTTCTGCGCAAAGGTGAGCGGGTGA
- a CDS encoding serine/threonine protein kinase: MTKIVNSWNDFDPLKHVIVGRAENSVIPPEEPATSEKVPIDSEMRGMWGPRPLETVEKAAAQLDFLAKTLEEHGVKVDRPTPLQWNQHIQTPDFRNDSMMTCMPPRDILLTIGNEIMASANSFRCRYFEYLAYWPLMKQYFDEDPEFKWTQAPRPRLTDASYKHNYYDEKISLEERLERTAAKDFVTTEVEPMWDAADVLRLGKDLFIQHGLTTNRTAMEWFKRYYPDLRVHAVNFPGDPYPIHIDATFVPLRPGLIINNPHRRLPEEQRKIFEANDWQIVDAAMPAHDTPPPLCYSSVWLSMNCLVLDHKTVICEASEVHQMEQMDKLGMNVIPVPFRDAYPFGGALHCATADVFREGGCEDYFPNQVEDPTLV; this comes from the coding sequence ATGACGAAGATCGTCAACTCTTGGAACGACTTCGACCCACTGAAGCACGTGATCGTCGGTCGCGCAGAGAACTCTGTCATCCCACCCGAGGAGCCCGCCACCTCTGAGAAGGTGCCGATCGACTCGGAGATGCGTGGCATGTGGGGCCCCCGCCCCCTGGAGACTGTGGAGAAGGCCGCCGCCCAGCTCGACTTCCTGGCCAAGACCCTGGAGGAGCACGGCGTCAAAGTGGACCGCCCCACCCCGTTGCAGTGGAACCAGCACATCCAGACGCCGGACTTCCGCAACGACTCGATGATGACCTGTATGCCGCCGCGCGACATCCTGCTCACCATCGGCAACGAGATCATGGCCTCCGCCAACTCCTTCCGCTGCCGGTACTTCGAGTACCTGGCCTACTGGCCGCTCATGAAGCAGTACTTCGACGAGGACCCCGAGTTCAAGTGGACCCAGGCCCCGCGTCCCCGCCTGACCGACGCCTCCTACAAGCACAACTACTACGACGAGAAAATCTCCTTGGAGGAGCGCCTGGAACGCACCGCCGCCAAGGACTTCGTCACCACTGAGGTTGAGCCCATGTGGGATGCCGCCGACGTGCTGCGCCTGGGCAAGGACCTGTTCATCCAGCACGGCCTGACCACCAACCGCACCGCCATGGAATGGTTCAAGCGTTACTACCCGGACCTGCGGGTGCACGCCGTGAACTTCCCCGGCGACCCCTACCCGATCCACATCGACGCAACCTTCGTGCCGCTGCGGCCAGGCCTGATCATCAACAACCCGCACCGCCGCCTGCCCGAGGAGCAGCGCAAGATCTTCGAGGCCAACGACTGGCAGATCGTCGACGCCGCCATGCCGGCCCACGACACCCCGCCGCCGCTGTGCTACTCCTCTGTCTGGCTGTCCATGAACTGCCTGGTCCTAGACCACAAGACCGTCATCTGCGAGGCCTCCGAGGTCCACCAGATGGAGCAGATGGACAAGCTCGGCATGAACGTCATTCCCGTTCCGTTCCGCGACGCCTACCCCTTCGGTGGCGCCCTGCACTGCGCCACCGCGGACGTGTTCCGCGAGGGTGGCTGCGAGGACTACTTCCCCAACCAGGTCGAGGACCCGACCCTCGTCTGA
- the tmk gene encoding dTMP kinase: MTSPPSGATTARSSTSGTFVSFEGGDGVGKTTQIERLAARLREAGADVVVTREPGGTELGGEIRRLLLHSGHVAPRAEALLYAADRAHHVDTLIRPALERGAVVITDRYLDSSVAYQGAARALGAEEVRDLSLWATEGLLPDLTVLLDAEPGLAERRTADRGGKDRLEREPDSFRVALREQFLTLAQAEPERFAVIDADWPVDVVAAEVRAAVLTLLRSRAAGHAGTADTQGAEAVTGCR; encoded by the coding sequence GTGACCAGCCCGCCCTCCGGAGCCACGACTGCCCGCTCGAGCACATCGGGGACCTTCGTGTCCTTCGAGGGCGGCGACGGCGTCGGCAAGACGACGCAGATTGAGCGCCTGGCTGCCCGCCTGCGCGAGGCGGGCGCCGACGTCGTCGTCACCCGCGAGCCGGGAGGCACCGAGCTGGGGGGCGAGATCCGCCGCCTGCTCCTGCACAGCGGCCACGTCGCCCCCCGCGCCGAGGCCCTGCTGTACGCCGCCGACCGAGCCCACCACGTCGACACGCTCATCCGACCGGCGCTTGAGCGCGGCGCCGTCGTCATCACCGACCGCTACCTCGACTCCTCTGTCGCCTACCAGGGCGCTGCCCGCGCACTGGGGGCCGAGGAGGTCCGCGACCTGTCCCTGTGGGCCACCGAGGGTCTGCTGCCGGACCTGACCGTCCTGCTCGACGCCGAGCCCGGGCTGGCGGAGCGGCGCACCGCGGACCGGGGCGGCAAGGACCGCCTCGAACGTGAGCCCGACTCCTTCCGTGTCGCTCTGCGCGAGCAGTTCCTCACGCTTGCGCAGGCCGAGCCCGAGCGCTTCGCCGTCATCGATGCCGACTGGCCGGTCGATGTGGTGGCTGCTGAGGTCCGGGCTGCCGTCCTGACTCTGCTGAGGAGCCGCGCTGCCGGCCACGCCGGCACCGCAGACACTCAGGGCGCTGAGGCTGTCACCGGCTGCCGCTAG
- a CDS encoding sensor histidine kinase: MSASSASRRRRPLLARALPWGGALVLVALVSLVVWAMTRGTVLTVSGDLWAVAATAGLVLIVVVAVLVGVVSRTRRLVSAARREAAQVAAEEARNRHRQFLRRLDHELKNPLTAVRAAADVGEQNVPAPVRGGLEVIDAQSRRMSRLLTDLRKLAELETSPLNMEPVDVVETVQDAVDAVIEEAAGRGAPVRVRLNMPQVPWPLPQVMADGDLLYSAVYNVISNAAKYTPSGGVVEVSGREESGTVTIEVADTGIGVPQDELDLVFTELGRASNAHGLPGSGLGLALVRTIMERHGGSASMASRQAWARGSC, translated from the coding sequence GTGAGTGCCTCGTCCGCGTCCCGACGGCGGCGCCCCCTTTTAGCGCGCGCGCTGCCCTGGGGCGGCGCTCTCGTCCTCGTCGCCCTCGTCTCGCTCGTCGTCTGGGCGATGACGCGCGGGACCGTCCTGACCGTCAGCGGGGATCTGTGGGCGGTGGCGGCCACGGCGGGGCTCGTCCTCATCGTCGTCGTCGCGGTGCTCGTCGGCGTCGTCTCGCGCACGCGCCGGCTCGTGAGCGCCGCGCGCCGGGAGGCCGCCCAGGTGGCGGCCGAGGAGGCGCGCAACCGCCACCGCCAGTTCCTGCGCCGCCTCGACCACGAGCTGAAGAACCCGCTGACGGCCGTGCGCGCCGCCGCCGACGTCGGCGAGCAGAACGTCCCGGCCCCCGTCCGCGGCGGGCTCGAGGTCATCGACGCCCAGTCGCGACGGATGAGCCGCCTGCTCACCGACCTGCGCAAGCTCGCAGAGCTGGAGACCTCGCCGCTCAACATGGAGCCCGTCGACGTCGTCGAGACGGTCCAGGACGCCGTGGACGCGGTGATCGAGGAGGCCGCGGGCCGGGGCGCCCCCGTGCGGGTACGGCTCAACATGCCCCAGGTCCCCTGGCCCCTGCCCCAGGTCATGGCCGACGGCGACCTGCTGTACTCCGCGGTCTACAACGTCATCTCCAACGCGGCCAAGTACACGCCCTCGGGCGGGGTCGTGGAGGTCAGCGGCCGTGAGGAGAGCGGCACGGTGACGATCGAGGTGGCCGACACGGGCATCGGCGTGCCCCAGGACGAGCTCGACCTCGTCTTCACCGAGCTCGGACGGGCGAGCAACGCCCACGGGCTGCCCGGTTCCGGGCTCGGCCTGGCCCTCGTGCGCACGATCATGGAGCGCCACGGCGGCAGCGCGTCCATGGCCTCGCGTCAGGCGTGGGCACGCGGGTCCTGCTGA
- a CDS encoding arginine deiminase, producing the protein MRPYIGSEIGELETVILHRPGTEMLRLTPENKDDLLFDDVLWLERAQEEHDQFAKVLTDHGVQVLYLRDLLSQTLEVTEAKSYLVKEVLSACESGCGGDSSIQHWAERLSPTDLADVLIAGITKEELLEQLPTVSSMTLATMGNDDLLLPPLPNHLFTRDSSSWVYQGVSINAMQHPARRRESLSYRAIYRWHPLFAGQDFPLWCDGDTSPGVTMEGGDIQILGNGAVMIGVSERTSSQGVEQLSAALFKGGVEQVIAVHMAKNRAQMHLDTIMTMVDHGTFTKYVGAGMMPTYTLRPGDDGSIHTTENPPEAMNDVIAQALGVDSIITLTTPQDSRAAAREQWNDGANTLAIAPGVVVTYESNVNTNEYLTAQGITVHTIPGSELGRGRGGPHCMSCPVSRKPLT; encoded by the coding sequence ATGCGACCTTATATCGGCTCAGAGATCGGGGAGCTGGAGACCGTCATCCTCCACCGCCCCGGCACAGAAATGCTCCGACTCACCCCGGAGAACAAGGACGACCTGCTGTTCGACGACGTCCTGTGGCTCGAACGCGCCCAGGAGGAACACGATCAGTTCGCCAAAGTACTCACCGACCACGGCGTCCAGGTCCTCTACCTGCGCGACCTGCTCTCCCAGACCCTGGAAGTCACCGAGGCCAAGAGCTACCTGGTCAAGGAGGTCCTAAGCGCCTGTGAGAGCGGCTGCGGCGGCGACAGCAGCATCCAGCACTGGGCAGAGCGGCTCTCCCCCACCGACCTGGCTGACGTGCTGATCGCCGGCATCACCAAGGAGGAGCTTCTAGAGCAGCTGCCCACAGTCTCCTCCATGACCCTGGCCACCATGGGCAACGACGACCTCCTGCTGCCCCCGCTGCCCAACCACCTCTTCACCCGCGACTCCTCCAGCTGGGTCTACCAGGGCGTGTCCATCAACGCCATGCAGCACCCCGCCCGTCGTCGTGAATCCCTCAGCTACCGGGCCATCTACCGCTGGCACCCGCTGTTCGCCGGGCAGGACTTTCCCCTGTGGTGCGACGGCGACACCAGCCCCGGAGTCACCATGGAAGGCGGTGACATCCAGATACTCGGCAACGGTGCCGTCATGATCGGGGTCTCCGAACGCACCTCCTCCCAAGGCGTCGAACAGCTGAGCGCCGCCCTGTTCAAGGGCGGGGTGGAGCAGGTGATCGCCGTCCACATGGCCAAGAACCGGGCGCAAATGCACCTGGACACCATCATGACGATGGTCGACCACGGCACCTTCACCAAGTACGTGGGCGCCGGGATGATGCCCACCTACACACTGCGCCCAGGCGACGACGGCAGCATCCACACCACCGAGAACCCCCCCGAGGCCATGAACGACGTCATCGCCCAAGCCCTAGGAGTGGACTCGATCATCACCCTGACCACCCCCCAGGACTCGCGCGCCGCCGCCCGCGAGCAGTGGAACGACGGCGCCAACACCCTGGCTATCGCCCCCGGCGTGGTAGTCACCTACGAGTCCAACGTGAACACCAACGAGTACCTGACCGCACAGGGCATCACCGTGCACACCATCCCCGGCTCCGAGCTGGGACGGGGCCGGGGCGGCCCACACTGCATGAGCTGCCCCGTGTCCCGCAAGCCCCTCACCTAA